In Zea mays cultivar B73 chromosome 7, Zm-B73-REFERENCE-NAM-5.0, whole genome shotgun sequence, the following proteins share a genomic window:
- the LOC100282194 gene encoding Cysteine desulfurase, mitochondrial: MALSRRLLPLFLRRGASIPTRALSTAVAPAAVASEEDEAAVTVKGVRISGRPLYMDMQATTPVDPRVLDAMLPFYLSRYGNPHSRTHLYGWESDAAVEDARARVASLVGADPREIFFTSGATECNNIAVKGVMRFYRERRRHVITTQTEHKCVLDSCRYLQQEGFEVTYLPVRKDGLVDLAQLEDAIRPDTGLVSVMAVNNEIGVVQPLEEIGRICKEKGVPFHTDAAQALGKIPIDVNRMGIGLMSLSGHKIYGPKGVGALYLRRRPRIRVEPQMNGGGQERGIRSGTVPTPLVVGFGAACEIAAQEMDYDHRRVSALQQRLLDGIRAQVDDVVINGSMEHRYPGNLNLSFAYVEGESLLMGLKEVAVSSGSACTSASLEPSYVLRALGVEEDMAHTSIRFGMGRFTTDEEVDRAIELTVHQVKKLRDMSPLYEMAKAGIDLKSIEWSQH; encoded by the coding sequence ATGGCCCTctcccgccgcctcctcccgctCTTCCTCCGCCGCGGCGCCTCCATCCCCACCCGCGCTCTCTCCACGGCTGTCGCACCTGCGGCGGTGGCCTCGGAGGAGGACGAGGCGGCCGTCACCGTCAAGGGCGTGCGCATCTCGGGCCGCCCGCTCTACATGGACATGCAGGCGACGACCCCCGTCGACCCGCGTGTCCTCGACGCCATGCTCCCCTTCTACCTCTCTCGCTACGGGAACCCTCACTCCCGTACCCACCTCTACGGCTGGGAGTCCGACGCCGCCGTAGAGGACGCTCGCGCCCGCGTCGCCTCACTCGTCGGCGCCGACCCGCGCGAGATCTTCTTCACCTCGGGCGCCACCGAGTGCAACAACATCGCCGTCAAGGGCGTCATGCGCTTCTACCGcgagcgccgccgccacgtcatcaccaCGCAGACCGAGCACAAGTGCGTGCTGGACTCCTGCAGGTATCTGCAACAGGAGGGATTCGAGGTCACCTATCTCCCCGTGCGCAAGGACGGGCTCGTCGACCTCGCGCAGCTCGAGGACGCCATCCGCCCGGACACCGGGCTGGTGTCTGTCATGGCTGTCAACAACGAGATCGGCGTCGTCCAGCCGCTCGAGGAGATTGGGCGCATCTGCAAGGAGAAAGGCGTGCCGTTCCACACTGATGCTGCGCAGGCGCTGGGGAAGATCCCGATTGATGTGAACAGGATGGGGATTGGGCTCATGTCCTTGTCCGGCCACAAGATTTATGGCCCCAAGGGCGTGGGGGCCCTCTACCTTCGTCGCCGCCCTCGCATCAGGGTGGAACCACAGATGAATGGTGGTGGGCAGGAGCGTGGCATCCGCAGTGGGACTGTTCCTACACCTCTTGTTGTTGGATTTGGGGCTGCCTGTGAGATTGCCGCTCAAGAGATGGATTATGACCACAGGCGTGTCAGTGCTCTGcagcagaggctgcttgatggcATACGTGCGCAGGTCGATGATGTTGTCATCAATGGAAGTATGGAGCACCGTTACCCAGGCAATCTAAATTTGTCATTTGCTTATGTGGAAGGGGAGAGCTTACTGATGGGTCTGAAGGAGGTGGCTGTGTCAAGTGGTAGTGCCTGCACTAGTGCCAGCTTGGAGCCCTCATATGTGCTGCGGGCACTTGGGGTGGAGGAGGATATGGCACACACTTCTATTCGTTTCGGCATGGGTCGCTTTACCACTGACGAAGAGGTGGACAGAGCAATTGAGCTTACTGTGCATCAGGTGAAGAAGCTCCGTGACATGAGCCCACTCTATGAGATGGCCAAGGCTGGCATTGACCTCAAGAGCATCGAGTGGTCACAACATTGA